The following coding sequences lie in one Alosa sapidissima isolate fAloSap1 chromosome 15, fAloSap1.pri, whole genome shotgun sequence genomic window:
- the il10ra gene encoding interleukin-10 receptor subunit alpha — MDSRSLLQILALLSVILKCMPGLDVKPPVNVEVHIWEDEVTVTWQPPEDAPENAKYLVQLSRANDHRVNVSSCALTVLPKCDISELVSNYSSRYFVFVGLLTLQGKYIWKKKSFTMTESKILPPVFSLAAGFGSVAVKVQQKPKLLLIFKYGIKYKVSLKGQDKDQIIQERDFVYDPPQFNEEIKFEDLSWGQTYCVDVKAESLSVNISNHAVHCIYLQPDNFTVVALVVSVFVSVVVLAIIGGVVYVLCHPAKMPATLKPPGTKWQPLRIDQTPVEVVITNGWFLSRPSPDGKRELSEDKMAILQEEEKRGSLDSGVSMVASSTGGDAGMAGQPGLQEDSGCGSLGSSAENESEHGGSAMLLLLEGRNMCNGVTQREDSGLGLAFNSQSAGGSEGEDTGSLPDAEVMTGDGYRSKSPSTLPDFNSCPEATLTRTQPEADFDMAAPVIGYRPSQVIGHIAPTVPVHIPMDTKEQDLPVSNYLRKIQPVETTGLLDSLTLSCQSSQSLDETTPFIVSLPQFLLSEKGADYGLSLNDIELNFG; from the exons ATGGACTCCCGGTCCCTTCTTCAGATTCTGGCGCTTCTGTCTGTGATCCTGAAGTGTATGCCAG GTCTGGATGTTAAGCCACCAGTGAACGTGGAGGTCCACATCTGGGAGGATGAGGTGACGGTTACCTGGCAACCTCCGGAAGATGCTCCAGAGAATGCCAAGTACCTTGTGCAGCTGTCAAG GGCTAATGATCATCGGGTAAATGTGTCGTCTTGTGCGCTAACTGTTCTCCCAAAATGTGACATCTCTGAATTAGTCTCCAACTACTCGTCACgttattttgtgtttgtggggtTGCTCACTCTGCAAGGAAAATACATATGGAAGAAGAAATCCTTCACAATGACAGAAA GTAAAATACTCCCCCCAGTCTTCAGTTTGGCTGCGGGCTTTGGATCGGTCGCCGTTAAAGTCCAGCAGAAGCCCAAACTCCTGCTGATCTTTAAATATGGCATAAAATACAAAGTTTCTCTGAAAGGACAGGACAAGGATCAG ATCATTCAGGAGAGGGATTTTGTATATGATCCTCCACAATTCAACGAGGAAATCAAATTTGAGGATTTGTCATGGGGTCAAACATACTGTGTGGATGTGAAGGCAGAATCCCTGTCGGTGAACATCAGTAACCACGCAGTACATTGCATATACCTACAGCCAG ACAACTTCACAGTCGTTGCTCTTGTGGTTTCTGTCTTCGTCTCTGTGGTGGTTCTGGCAATAATTGGTGGAGTAGTATACGTCCTGTGCCATCCAGCCAAAATGCCTGCTACCCTG AAACCACCGGGCACCAAGTGGCAGCCCCTCAGAATTGACCAGACGCCAGTGGAGGTGGTCATTACCAATGGCTGGTTCCTGTCTCGCCCCAGTCCGGATGGCAAGAGAGAGCTCTCCGAGGACAAGATGGCCATTCTccaggaggaggaaaagagggggAGCCTGGACAGCGGGGTGAGCATGGTGGCCAGCTCCACCGGTGGAGACGCCGGGATGGCAGGCCAGCCAGGACTGCAGGAGGACAGCGGCTGCGGGAGTCTTGGAAGCTCTGCGGAGAATGAAAGTGAGCATGGTGGAAGCGCCATGCTGCTCCTACTAGAGGGGAGGAATATGTGCAATGGGGTCACGCAGAGAGAGGACAGTGGACTCGGACTGGCGTTTAACAGCCAGTCAGCTGGGGGCTCAGAGGGGGAGGACACTGGATCGCTTCCCGATGCAGAGGTCATGACGGGGGATGGTTACCGCAGTAAGAGCCCATCTACTCTGCCGGACTTTAACAGCTGTCCTGAGGCAACCCTGACACGGACTCAACCAGAAGCAGACTTTGACATGGCTGCCCCTGTGATCGGCTACAGGCCCAGTCAGGTGATAGGACACATTGCGCCGACCGTTCCCGTTCACATACCCATGGACACTAAGGAGCAGGACTTGCCTGTTTCAAACTATCTGAGAAAGATTCAACCAGTGGAAACCACAGGCTTGCTGGACTCACTGACCCTCTCTTGTCAGAGCTCCCAGAGCTTAGACGAGACAACACCGTTCATTGTGTCTTTGCCACAGTTCCTCCTGAGCGAAAAAGGGGCAGACTATGGACTGTCTCTTAATGATATCGAGCTGAACTTTGGCTAG
- the LOC121684076 gene encoding UDP-glucuronosyltransferase 2C1-like, which yields MGPFTPKEHLHLLVLLISMSILVCDGGKVLVVPMDGSHWVNMDFLIQALHQRGHTVTVLRSSKSWYVKEWAPHYGAITVPVSEGFDEDFVNPVIKRLIEAQRSNSSMLNFMGLHAEMFNTMVKAHRITCEMATNIFEDKALMRTLNESRFDLVLTDPCLGTGIMLAHFLHLPLVYNVRWITAGEGHFAIAPSPLSYIPLTGLGLSDKMTFLDRTKNVLFYLLNEFHQWLRVKPQYQAVCDRYFSPKVDFSELLQAADIWLMRVDFVFEFPRPTMPNVVYMGGFQCVPAKVLPEELELFVESSGEHGVIVMSLGTFVKELPADMTDEIAAAFAQLPQKIIWRFPGDRLPPALGNNTLLVNWMPQNDLLGHPKVKLFVAHGGTNGIQEAIYHGVPVVGLPIYSDQLDNLVRLRERGAAKILSIATVNRASFLQALQEVLHESSYSGNMLRLSRLHRDQPMKPLDRALFWIEFVMRHRGAGHLRTESYKLPWFSYYSIDVVLALLTVMFTLTLLVVALVRHLCVTLCCRERKSKKE from the coding sequence ATGGGCCCATTCACTCCAAAGGAGCACCTCCACCTTCTAGTTCTGCTCATCTCCATGTCCATCCTGGTCTGTGATGGAGGAAAGGTGCTGGTGGTCCCCATGGATGGCAGCCATTGGGTCAACATGGACTTCCTCATCCAGGCCCTGCACCAGCGCGGCCACACAGTCACCGTGCTGCGCTCCAGCAAGAGCTGGTACGTAAAGGAGTGGGCCCCCCACTACGGGGCCATAACTGTGCCAGTGAGCGAGGGCTTCGACGAGGACTTTGTGAACCCCGTCATCAAGAGACTGATCGAGGCCCAGAGGAGCAACAGCTCCATGCTCAACTTCATGGGTCTGCATGCAGAGATGTTCAACACCATGGTCAAAGCCCACCGAATCACGTGCGAAATGGCCACTAATATTTTCGAGGACAAGGCCTTGATGAGAACTCTGAATGAGAGTCGGTTTGATCTGGTTCTGACTGACCCCTGTCTTGGCACCGGGATAATGTTGGCTCACTTCCTCCATCTACCCCTGGTCTACAACGTAAGGTGGATTACAGCTGGAGAAGGCCATTTTGCAATCGCACCCTCACCACTGTCCTATATCCCACTGACCGGACTGGGCTTGTCTGATAAAATGACTTTTCTCGACAGGACTAAGAACGTGCTCTTTTACCTGTTGAACGAGTTTCATCAATGGCTCAGAGTAAAGCCCCAGTACCAGGCCGTCTGCGACCGCTACTTTTCCCCGAAGGTCGACTTCTCTGAGCTCCTGCAGGCGGCAGATATCTGGCTGATGAGAGTTGATTTTGTGTTTGAGTTCCCGCGCCCGACGATGCCTAACGTCGTCTACATGGGGGGATTTCAGTGTGTGCCTGCGAAGGTACTACCTGAAGAACTTGAGCTGTTTGTCGAGAGCTCGGGCGAGCACGGCGTTATCGTCATGTCACTCGGCACATTTGTGAAAGAGTTGCCCGCGGACATGACCGATGAGATAGCTGCTGCTTTCGCACAGCTGCCTCAGAAGATCATATGGAGGTTCCCTGGCGACAGACTGCCCCCTGCATTGGGCAACAACACCTTACTAGTCAATTGGATGCCTCAGAATGACCTACTGGGCCACCCAAAAGTAAAACTCTTTGTAGCTCACGGAGGAACGAACGGCATCCAGGAGGCGATTTACCACGGGGTACCGGTAGTAGGGTTGCCTATTTACTCGGACCAGTTGGATAACCTTGTCCGGCTTCGGGAGCGTGGAGCAGCAAAGATTCTGTCCATCGCCACGGTGAACCGAGCCAGCTTCCTGCAGGCGTTGCAGGAAGTGCTCCACGAGTCATCCTATAGCGGCAACATGCTGAGACTGTCCAGGCTGCACCGCGATCAGCCCATGAAGCCGCTGGACCGAGCCCTCTTCTGGATCGAGTTTGTCATGAGACACAGAGGGGCAGGTCATTTGAGGACAGAGTCCTACAAGTTGCCTTGGTTTTCTTACTACTCAATTGATGTGGTGTTGGCTTTGCTGACTGTTATGTTTACTCTGACTCTTCTTGTGGTTGCACTGGTTAGACATTTATGTGTGACACTCTGTTGCAGGGAGAGGAAAAGCAAAAAGGAATAA